CAGTCCTTCACACCCACTTGTCGGAGGTGGGTCTCTGCTGAAAAGGTCAGAGGAATTCTGTCCTTCTCAAAATGGTCCGTTCCCTGCTGAAGCGTGTGAAGGGCCGAGTACTGGGTGGTGGATCGTCGTCCCCCGCAGTCCCTGCTGGTGAGCGACCGCCAGCCGACTCTCGTGAGCGCGCCCGCGCTTTGGTGATGGGTTTGCAAGACGAGATCTGTGCCGGCTTGGAACAGCTCGATGGTGTCGGCCGTTTTCAGGAGGAGAGCTGGGATCGTCCCGAGGGTGGTGGTGGCCGTTCCCGTGTGATGCGTGAAGGCCGGATCTTTGAACAAGGCGGCGTGAACTTCTCCGAAGTTCATGGCCAGGAACTGCCTCCTTCCATCCTCAAGCAGCGCCCCGAGGCGAAAGGGCATCCATGGTTTGCCACCGGGACCTCGATGGTGCTGCATCCCAGGAATCCCTTCGTCCCCACCGTGCACCTGAATTACCGCTACTTCGAGGCAGGTCCGGTGTGGTGGTTTGGCGGTGGAGCGGACCTCACGCCCTTCTATCCCTTTCTTGAGGATGCCCGGCATTTCCACCGCACCCACAAGCAGGCTTGTGACTCAGTCGATGAACGGCTTTACCAGGTATTCAAGCCCTGGTGTGATGAGTACTTCTTCCTGAAGCACCGTCAGGAAACCCGCGGGATCGGTGGCATTTTTTACGACTATCAGGATGGTTCAGGTCGGCTGTATCGCGGTCAAGATCCTGAAGGCCCAGCAGCCATCAAGGCCGGTGAAATCGGATCCGTAACCCTGAACTGGGAGCAGCTCTACGCTCTCGCCCAGGCCAACGGCAAAGCATTCCTGCCCGCCTACACCCCAATCGTTGAGAAGCGCAATGGCCTGGCTTATGGCGATCGTGAGCGGAACTTCCAGCTCTACCGGCGTGGTCGCTACGTGGAGTTCAACCTGGTTTGGGATCGGGGAACGATCTTTGGCCTCCAGACCAATGGACGGACTGAATCCATCCTGATGTCGCTTCCACCTCTGGCTCGCTGGGAGTACGGCTATCAGGCGCAGGAAGGGTCTCGTGAAGCCTTGCTTACGGATCTGTTCACCCGTCCACAGCACTGGTTTGATGACCCATCGTTGGAGGAGCGCTGCCGTCCTCATCAGGCCGTCGACTGATCGTTGGCTGCGGCTTTGGGGGTGTCGACCCCCAGTTGGATCGCTTCAACAATCCGGTAAGCCAACGCTGTAATCACAGCGTCACGGCTGATCGGATCACGCAATTTGGCCTCCAATGCTCCTTCCAGCTTCCCGATTTCCAGGATGCTGATCCCCCGCTTGGGAGCGCCAAGTCCTCCGCGAAAGCGAAGGGGATAACGACCGAAATTCAGCGCCAGGCTTTCATCGATCCGGGTTGCAGGGCTGCGCAGATTCGGAATCAGTCCCGATCCGACGCCGTGTTTGCCGTAAGCATCGAAATGGATCTCCACGGCGTAGCCACCGCTGTCGTGGTGACGACGGCCGACGGACCAGTTGGTGTCGGGATCCTCCGGGTTCGGAATGCTGATTCGCTCGGGTTCGTAGCCGCTGATGTTGAGGCCCCGTGCCTGACCTTCCGCGACGACCGCGTCACGGACGCGACGATTCCAGAACAGTTCATCGCGCATGCGTGGATCCATGGGTGGGGCCCCACGTCGGTCGACGGCCGCGCCGGAGGTTCCGGCACCCTCGATGCCCTGTGAATCGGCATGTCCAGCCAGCACAAGGATGGGGACGTCGGATGGATGCCGCCGGCGACCTGTCCAGGATGCGGGTTTGGAAGCTTGGACTCCTGTCAGGGGGTCAACGGTCAGCAGGTGCGGAGTGTCGGCAGCTGTGGCCAGGCTTGCCAATGCAGCCATGCCCGCTGCGTTGAGAGCGGTGATCAGTGCCAGCCGCCGCTTCTGCATGGTCAGATCGGGGAAGAGAGCAATGCCCCGTCGCTGGCCAGTTCCAGCGACTCGGCCAGGTCCAGCTCAAGGGCAATCAGCTCATCGCGATGGGCGCGCAGACGCAGTGTGCTGCCATCGCGGGGTGCGGGTTCAATCAGCCGAATCTGAATTTCTTCGGTGCGCCGTGACCGGCGGGTGTAGATCAAGCCAGCTAGTGGGCCGAGTGCAGCAAGCAGCAGAGGCCACCAGCTCAGTGCTGGGTTCACCTGGCGGACGACCAGGCCGAGGCTGCCTGCTCCAACGGTTCCCAGCAGGGACAGCAGCACCGCCAGAGGGATGCTGCTGTCCACTTGGCCTCTGTATGCCAGGACGCAACGTTCAGCATCACCGCCCTGCTGACTCCAGCCGCGCTCTTTGAGCCATGCATCCAACCCCTCGAGCACCTCAACGGGTGGACGAGGAGAATGCACCTCCACGATGGTGGTGCGGTCTTTGCTGGCTGCTCTCAGGAAAAAGACAAGGCCGATGCCCAAGAGCACGGTGAGCAGCAGCGTGGATGTCTGAGGCGATGGCATCCGTTGCTGCTTGAAGGATCTGACCGTTCTAAGTGGTCAGGGGGCCATGCTCGTGCAGCCAGCGGTGCCAGGGCTCCATCAGACGCTCCGCTTGCCCTCTGGCGTCCTGATGCAGGTGCAGCATGCGCCGTGGTCTGCCTCGGCTCGGGCAGCGCTTCGTGTAGGAATCGAGCATGTCTTGGCGCTCGAGGAAGTCGACCGCCTGATGCAGGACGGTCTCGGACAGCCTCAGCTGAGGATGATCGTTCTGCAGGCGATGAAGCAGTCCGGAGGGGTAGCTGTCATCTTGCAGAAGGCAGGCCAAAACCCAGCAGACGGCCAGCTCGAGATCGAGGAACAACGGGGGCGGCTGCTGGAAGTAATGCTCGATGTCTGCAAGGCAGGCGCGCGCGGGTTTCCGTTGGGTGAGCATGAGAATCTGCTGTCTCAGTTGTGTCTAACCTCGTCTCATTCTGATTTTCAAGCGTCCAGTTAAAACTCATTCGCTGGGGTTGTGGCGTCAAAGTGGGGATTGGTTGGCCTGCTCCCTGCTCCTCTTCTATGGCTGAGATTCCCAATGAACCCCGTGCCTTCGCTGTCTTTGACGGCGATCTGGATCAGGATTGGTTTGATCGGTATGCGGGGGCTCAGGCTCTTGCGGTCGACACCGAGGCGATGGGCCTGATTCATGGTCGGGATCGGCTCTGTTTGGTGCAGATCTGCGACGACAACGATCAGGTGGCCTGCATCCGCATCGCGCGTGGTCAGGCTGATGCGCCCCGGTTGAAGGCCTTGATGGAATCCCCTTCGATTGAGAAGGTGTTCCACTTTGCCCGTTTTGATGTGGCGGCCCTGGCCTCCGGGCTTGGGATTCGGGTGAATCCCATTTTTTGCACGAAGGTGGGTAGTCGCTTGGCGCGCACTTACACCCCCCGGCACGGCTTGAAAGACCTCGTCAACGAGCTGGTGGGTGTGGAGCTGGACAAACAAGCCCAGAGCAGTGACTGGGGCCGCGTCGATGAATTGAGCGACGTGCAGCTGGCGTATGCCGCGAACGATGCCCGCTACCTGCTGCCGGCTCGGCGGCAGCTGGAGATGATGCTTCGCCGTGAGGAGCGCTGGGAGCTGGCGGAGCGCTGCTTCGCCTGCATCCCAGTGATGTCGGATCTGGATCGCTTCCGTTTCATCAACACCTTTGAGCACTGAGACTGGTCGCCAACGGGAGCCCGGTTGGCAGGCTGCTGTTGGCCTCAGTCTTCGAGCATGAAATGCTCGTCTTTGGGATCCGCTTCGAGCAAGCGATCCAGATTTGTTCCGGCTGGAGTCTCCGCTTGATCAGCGCGGGCTTCATCCAACAGTTTTTGCGCCATGGCTCGGCGGCTTTCCACGTCCCTGGCTCCATCCCGTGCCGCTTGTTGATCCACGCGTCGTCTGGCTGATGCCTGGCTGATGCTCAGCAGGCTGGCCAGTTCCGCGCAGAGCCTCAGATAGTCGCGGTCCTGGATGGCAGCCATGGCGAAGGGAAGGAAGGTTGTGCTTGGGAATACAGCTCCAGTATCAGCGTTCAGGTGCAAGCTGTTGGATCACCTGCTGTGCAATGGCATCGCTGCCGCCGGCCGAGCCCATTCGTTGGCGCCCAACGCGTCCCATCTCTTGCCGCAATTGTTGGTTGTTCAACAGTTGCCCCAGGCGGCGACTCAGCTCGTCTTCGGAGCTGCAGATGCGCACGGCGCCCCCAAGTAAGCGACTCTGGCGTTTGGCAAACCCCCGGGTGAACTGGGGCCCGCGACCTGGCAGGGAGAGGGCGGGAATTCCAAGTCCCACCAGTTGCTCTGTGGCGGTGCCGGCGGTGGCGACGCCGGCTTCTGCCCAGCCTGCCCACCGGCCGAAGCGTCCTGGGCCGAGCAGCAGCAGTAGCGGTCCACGAACCCAGCATTCGGTGGCTTCGAGGTCGACACTCGGCGGTGGACAGTTGCGGAAGCCCAGGTCATCGAGGAGTGGGTGCAGGTCTTGGTGTGAGGGTGACGAGCCCGTCGCGGCCAGCACGGCCACAGGCACCGAGCTGGGCAAACAGATCAGGGCGCTGAGCAGCCGACGAAAATTGCTCAGTGCTTCGGGCATCCGGCTTCCGCAGAGCAAGAGGATGCGTCGGCAGCGTTCAAGGCTTTGAGGTGCTGGTGTCAGACACAGTCCATCCATCATTGGGTTGCCGGGACTGTCCGCGTTCACGCCATGGCGCCG
This region of Synechococcus sp. NOUM97013 genomic DNA includes:
- a CDS encoding ribonuclease D; the protein is MAEIPNEPRAFAVFDGDLDQDWFDRYAGAQALAVDTEAMGLIHGRDRLCLVQICDDNDQVACIRIARGQADAPRLKALMESPSIEKVFHFARFDVAALASGLGIRVNPIFCTKVGSRLARTYTPRHGLKDLVNELVGVELDKQAQSSDWGRVDELSDVQLAYAANDARYLLPARRQLEMMLRREERWELAERCFACIPVMSDLDRFRFINTFEH
- a CDS encoding cofactor assembly of complex C subunit B, translating into MPSPQTSTLLLTVLLGIGLVFFLRAASKDRTTIVEVHSPRPPVEVLEGLDAWLKERGWSQQGGDAERCVLAYRGQVDSSIPLAVLLSLLGTVGAGSLGLVVRQVNPALSWWPLLLAALGPLAGLIYTRRSRRTEEIQIRLIEPAPRDGSTLRLRAHRDELIALELDLAESLELASDGALLSSPI
- a CDS encoding N-acetylmuramoyl-L-alanine amidase, with the protein product MQKRRLALITALNAAGMAALASLATAADTPHLLTVDPLTGVQASKPASWTGRRRHPSDVPILVLAGHADSQGIEGAGTSGAAVDRRGAPPMDPRMRDELFWNRRVRDAVVAEGQARGLNISGYEPERISIPNPEDPDTNWSVGRRHHDSGGYAVEIHFDAYGKHGVGSGLIPNLRSPATRIDESLALNFGRYPLRFRGGLGAPKRGISILEIGKLEGALEAKLRDPISRDAVITALAYRIVEAIQLGVDTPKAAANDQSTA
- a CDS encoding lipid-A-disaccharide synthase-related protein; protein product: MLVVSNGHGEDLIALKILEALHRRQPTWRLKVLPLVGEGRCFQTAEQEGWLQRVGPGARLPSGGFSNQSLRALLADLLAGLPLLTWRQWRSLRKSRQDLAGILAVGDLLPLLMAWNSGLPFGFIGTPKSDFTWTSGPGRALSDRYHALKGSEWDPWEWHLMKRRLCRLVAVRDRLTARGLRRHGVNADSPGNPMMDGLCLTPAPQSLERCRRILLLCGSRMPEALSNFRRLLSALICLPSSVPVAVLAATGSSPSHQDLHPLLDDLGFRNCPPPSVDLEATECWVRGPLLLLLGPGRFGRWAGWAEAGVATAGTATEQLVGLGIPALSLPGRGPQFTRGFAKRQSRLLGGAVRICSSEDELSRRLGQLLNNQQLRQEMGRVGRQRMGSAGGSDAIAQQVIQQLAPER
- a CDS encoding helix-turn-helix transcriptional regulator, giving the protein MLTQRKPARACLADIEHYFQQPPPLFLDLELAVCWVLACLLQDDSYPSGLLHRLQNDHPQLRLSETVLHQAVDFLERQDMLDSYTKRCPSRGRPRRMLHLHQDARGQAERLMEPWHRWLHEHGPLTT
- the hemF gene encoding oxygen-dependent coproporphyrinogen oxidase → MVRSLLKRVKGRVLGGGSSSPAVPAGERPPADSRERARALVMGLQDEICAGLEQLDGVGRFQEESWDRPEGGGGRSRVMREGRIFEQGGVNFSEVHGQELPPSILKQRPEAKGHPWFATGTSMVLHPRNPFVPTVHLNYRYFEAGPVWWFGGGADLTPFYPFLEDARHFHRTHKQACDSVDERLYQVFKPWCDEYFFLKHRQETRGIGGIFYDYQDGSGRLYRGQDPEGPAAIKAGEIGSVTLNWEQLYALAQANGKAFLPAYTPIVEKRNGLAYGDRERNFQLYRRGRYVEFNLVWDRGTIFGLQTNGRTESILMSLPPLARWEYGYQAQEGSREALLTDLFTRPQHWFDDPSLEERCRPHQAVD